One bacterium DNA segment encodes these proteins:
- a CDS encoding glycosyltransferase family 9 protein produces MNDILIVRFSSLGDVVLSTAVVEAVYRGLPGTRIYILTKSIYTGLFHADERVARVIAIQGDESPLRIARMTGRERFDAVIDLHGTLRSMAVVSLISSPRKMRLDKHPIARRLMVWTRNRFRRNFDVLDSYLRTLKPLGLDGTVLPRIVPDDKTLHAASALIKAYKPGNGIKPVGLAPGARHQTKRWNEESFARLGDTLAENGYLPVFIGDRYDEQLIGRVRGMMTRESFSLAGSIDLTMTVGVIAVLRGLVTNDSGPMHIAGAVATPFVAIFGPTHPNLGFVPGYPSGSILHSGVPCSPCSIHGEKKCRMKVRFCMDGITCGMVFEELINVMADGFS; encoded by the coding sequence ATGAATGATATTCTTATCGTCCGTTTCAGCTCGCTCGGGGATGTCGTTCTGTCAACCGCTGTTGTGGAAGCGGTTTACCGGGGGCTGCCCGGAACCCGCATATATATCCTTACAAAGAGCATTTATACGGGGTTATTCCATGCCGATGAGCGCGTCGCACGTGTGATCGCCATTCAGGGTGATGAATCGCCGCTCCGGATAGCGCGGATGACCGGCCGCGAGCGCTTCGATGCTGTCATCGATCTCCACGGCACGCTGAGAAGCATGGCTGTTGTCTCCCTTATCAGCTCGCCGCGTAAAATGCGACTCGACAAGCATCCGATAGCACGCCGTCTTATGGTGTGGACCCGGAACAGGTTCAGACGGAATTTCGATGTCCTCGACAGTTATCTCCGGACTTTGAAACCGCTTGGACTCGATGGTACGGTTCTGCCGCGGATCGTTCCTGACGATAAAACTCTCCACGCCGCATCCGCTCTCATCAAGGCATACAAACCGGGGAACGGGATAAAACCGGTCGGTCTTGCTCCCGGAGCAAGGCATCAGACAAAGCGATGGAATGAGGAATCATTTGCCCGTCTTGGCGATACTCTTGCCGAAAACGGCTATCTGCCGGTATTTATCGGTGACCGGTACGATGAACAGCTTATCGGGCGGGTTCGCGGCATGATGACCCGTGAATCGTTTTCCCTGGCCGGAAGTATCGATCTGACAATGACTGTCGGAGTAATCGCCGTTCTCAGAGGACTGGTCACCAATGACAGCGGTCCCATGCACATTGCCGGCGCGGTCGCCACCCCGTTCGTGGCGATTTTCGGTCCCACGCATCCGAATCTTGGGTTTGTTCCGGGATATCCCTCGGGAAGTATCCTCCATTCCGGTGTCCCGTGCAGCCCCTGCAGTATTCACGGGGAGAAAAAGTGCCGGATGAAGGTGCGGTTCTGCATGGACGGTATTACATGCGGAATGGTATTTGAAGAACTCATAAATGTCATGGCGGATGGATTTTCCTGA
- the pheA gene encoding prephenate dehydratase has translation MKRVAFQGVLGAFSELATYEYFGRDVTVVPRPTFAEVFDAVSGSDADHGVIPIENSLAGSIHENYDLLLDRNLVITGEVKLRIIHNLIVNKGVRLSDIRRIYSHPQALSQCKDFLHALADVEQVSVYDTAASALKIKNSGKTDEAAIASEQAAIDYGLEIIKSAIESNHKNFTRFLVLSKELAEEAGNAKTSIVFATKNIPGALFKSLSVFALRDIDLYKIESRPIPGSPWEYLFYLDFNGDIRHEVTKRAINHLGEIASFLKVLGSYRKGDEVVSHIRERHE, from the coding sequence ATGAAACGGGTTGCATTCCAGGGTGTGCTGGGAGCATTCAGCGAGCTTGCCACTTATGAATATTTCGGCAGGGACGTAACTGTCGTGCCGCGTCCGACGTTTGCGGAAGTATTCGATGCAGTTTCGGGCAGTGATGCCGACCATGGCGTTATACCCATTGAAAATTCGCTTGCCGGAAGCATCCATGAGAATTACGATCTCCTTCTCGATCGGAATCTGGTGATCACCGGTGAGGTCAAGCTGAGGATTATCCACAATCTTATCGTGAACAAGGGTGTGCGGCTGTCGGACATCAGGCGGATTTATTCCCATCCGCAGGCGCTGTCCCAGTGCAAGGATTTTCTTCATGCGCTTGCGGATGTCGAGCAAGTCAGCGTTTATGATACTGCGGCATCGGCGCTCAAAATCAAAAACAGCGGAAAAACAGACGAAGCCGCCATTGCAAGCGAGCAGGCCGCCATAGACTACGGGCTTGAAATCATCAAATCCGCTATCGAATCAAACCACAAAAATTTCACTCGTTTTCTCGTGCTTTCGAAGGAACTGGCGGAAGAAGCCGGGAATGCAAAAACATCAATTGTATTCGCAACCAAAAATATTCCGGGAGCGCTTTTCAAGAGTCTCAGTGTTTTTGCTCTCCGCGATATCGATCTTTATAAGATTGAGTCGAGACCCATTCCCGGATCGCCATGGGAATATCTTTTTTACCTCGATTTTAACGGTGATATCCGTCATGAAGTAACTAAGCGGGCTATAAACCATCTCGGCGAGATCGCCAGCTTTCTCAAGGTTCTGGGATCGTACCGCAAGGGTGATGAGGTCGTGAGCCATATCAGGGAACGACATGAATGA
- a CDS encoding sporulation protein: MNVAEAAKVVMEQIKETVRSETVIGTPVQAEDSVIIPVSRVAFGFGAGGGENNEPGKGSGMGTGGGASIEPVAFVVVSKGKAQLLPLKSREATLTRIIDLVPPLLEMFKEVLSKDKEKDKDEQEKSKKEDA, encoded by the coding sequence ATGAATGTAGCCGAAGCCGCAAAAGTTGTCATGGAACAGATAAAGGAAACAGTCCGGTCCGAAACTGTCATCGGAACGCCGGTTCAGGCCGAAGATTCGGTTATAATACCCGTATCGCGGGTAGCGTTCGGTTTCGGGGCTGGAGGCGGCGAGAACAACGAACCCGGCAAAGGGAGCGGGATGGGGACCGGCGGAGGCGCTTCGATCGAACCGGTAGCGTTCGTGGTGGTTTCAAAAGGAAAAGCGCAGCTCCTTCCTCTGAAAAGCCGTGAAGCGACGCTGACACGCATCATCGATCTTGTTCCGCCGCTGCTCGAAATGTTCAAGGAAGTTTTATCGAAGGATAAAGAAAAAGATAAGGATGAACAGGAAAAATCGAAAAAAGAGGACGCATGA
- a CDS encoding cytochrome c family protein — MKKSILMVAVFFCMALVSRGEDSDLMQMWKTGLNPFRLKGFISPDVCGNCHTDIHEMWKGSMHSTAFDDLLFRAATKRFVADTANQGELDDAEHCVACHNPVAYRSGQIQGSSDSYDKTDSVTRNAIFCDMCHSINEVILLMNASFNTDPGRNEDDPGVKRGPRDDSEPVYHEAVYSGLHTSAEICGTCHNVTHLWYMTKLEGTYDEWYNSPYNSPDPEKRVVCQDCHMRQAPGKPSTGMTERPDYPGKSAEMGRERPHIYRHSVVGGNVFMTELLGNTEKAALARERLMHAAELEIMVPESKGALDGFTVRVKNEGAGHMLPTGVTEFRQMWLEVTVLDKKGRTVFFSGMAEDGSIPENTCLFNTVFGDSEGNPTIDVVKASRMLYDHRISPKGYHDETYGLKKPCKKPLTIRAELRYRSMDPSVVKLLLGEQSKDVPVISMAVTERPVK, encoded by the coding sequence ATGAAAAAAAGTATTCTGATGGTTGCAGTTTTTTTCTGCATGGCGCTTGTTTCCCGTGGTGAGGATTCAGACCTTATGCAAATGTGGAAAACAGGGCTCAATCCTTTCCGGCTCAAGGGATTTATCAGTCCAGATGTGTGTGGAAACTGTCATACCGATATACACGAGATGTGGAAAGGCTCCATGCATTCGACCGCATTTGACGATCTCCTTTTCCGCGCCGCCACGAAACGTTTCGTTGCCGATACCGCAAACCAGGGCGAACTTGACGACGCCGAACACTGCGTGGCATGCCACAACCCCGTTGCCTACCGTTCGGGACAGATACAGGGTTCTTCCGACAGCTACGACAAGACCGACAGTGTGACCCGGAACGCCATTTTCTGCGACATGTGCCACAGTATCAACGAAGTTATCCTTCTCATGAACGCATCGTTCAATACCGATCCCGGAAGAAACGAGGATGATCCCGGAGTCAAGCGCGGCCCGCGTGACGATTCGGAGCCGGTGTACCACGAGGCTGTCTATTCCGGGCTTCATACCTCGGCTGAAATCTGCGGAACATGCCATAATGTGACTCATCTCTGGTATATGACAAAGCTTGAGGGAACCTACGACGAGTGGTATAACAGTCCCTATAACTCTCCGGATCCTGAAAAACGGGTGGTCTGTCAGGACTGCCATATGCGTCAGGCGCCCGGAAAGCCCTCGACAGGCATGACCGAACGGCCCGATTATCCCGGGAAATCGGCGGAAATGGGCAGGGAACGACCCCATATATACCGTCACAGCGTTGTGGGCGGAAATGTATTCATGACTGAGCTGCTCGGGAATACCGAAAAAGCCGCGCTTGCGCGGGAACGTCTCATGCATGCCGCGGAACTCGAAATCATGGTTCCCGAATCCAAAGGCGCTCTTGATGGATTCACGGTGCGTGTGAAAAACGAGGGCGCCGGGCATATGCTCCCGACGGGTGTTACCGAATTCCGCCAGATGTGGCTCGAGGTCACGGTACTGGATAAAAAAGGCAGAACGGTATTCTTTTCCGGTATGGCGGAAGATGGCAGTATTCCGGAAAATACATGCCTGTTCAACACTGTTTTCGGTGATTCCGAGGGAAATCCCACCATCGATGTTGTAAAGGCCTCACGGATGCTCTATGATCATCGTATTTCGCCGAAAGGCTATCATGATGAGACATATGGGTTGAAAAAACCATGCAAAAAGCCTCTGACTATCCGTGCGGAGCTCAGGTACCGTTCGATGGACCCGTCTGTTGTAAAACTGCTTCTTGGTGAACAATCGAAGGATGTTCCGGTAATTTCCATGGCTGTCACTGAACGCCCGGTGAAATAA
- a CDS encoding rhomboid family intramembrane serine protease, with translation MPFVYSYGLPKAIKSLLITNAVIFVITNLFIPSGLWSALFGLTPLYILKKFWIWQFFTYMFLHGDFWHIGFNMFALWMFGSELEYNWGTRDFLKYYFTCGIGGGLLVLITSLIGFSNPYATTIGASGAIFGLLLAYGMMWPDRLILVFGILPMKALQFVILFGAIDLVMGLSRSNTKIAYFAHVGGFVTGFIYLKYGWRVMINLESIWKHNAVSRWWRRRKFTVIDGGRGKSDEDGGDDQSHPDLDEEVNRILDKIARHGMDSLSDNERRILDRASQRKR, from the coding sequence ATGCCTTTTGTATACAGTTACGGTCTTCCAAAAGCCATAAAATCACTTTTAATTACAAATGCAGTAATATTTGTGATCACAAATCTCTTTATCCCAAGCGGTTTATGGAGTGCATTATTCGGTCTGACACCGCTTTATATATTGAAAAAGTTTTGGATATGGCAGTTTTTCACGTATATGTTTCTTCACGGAGATTTCTGGCATATCGGTTTCAATATGTTCGCGCTGTGGATGTTCGGCAGTGAGCTCGAATATAACTGGGGAACACGGGATTTTCTGAAATATTATTTTACCTGTGGAATTGGCGGCGGGCTTCTCGTTCTGATTACGTCGCTTATCGGTTTTTCGAACCCGTATGCCACCACAATCGGCGCGTCGGGAGCGATATTCGGGCTGCTTCTCGCCTATGGCATGATGTGGCCTGACAGGCTGATTCTGGTATTTGGAATACTCCCGATGAAAGCGCTCCAATTCGTTATTCTTTTCGGCGCGATCGATCTGGTCATGGGACTGAGCAGATCCAATACGAAAATTGCATATTTCGCTCATGTCGGTGGTTTTGTAACCGGTTTTATTTATCTGAAATACGGCTGGCGGGTTATGATTAACCTTGAAAGTATCTGGAAACACAACGCTGTCTCACGATGGTGGAGGAGAAGAAAGTTCACCGTTATCGACGGGGGGCGCGGAAAATCAGATGAAGATGGTGGCGACGATCAGTCTCATCCCGATCTCGATGAAGAAGTGAATCGTATTCTGGACAAAATCGCCCGTCACGGCATGGACAGTCTCAGTGATAATGAACGGCGTATACTCGACCGTGCGTCTCAGAGGAAACGATAG
- a CDS encoding O-acetyl-ADP-ribose deacetylase gives MREFLDGRIIVKTGDITHETVDAIVNAANSGLMGGGGVDGAIHRAGGHEILDACKKIRKEQFPDGLPTGEAVITTSGRLPCRYVIHTVGPVWRGGKHDEKQLLGNCYRNSLKVAVDTGCSTVAFPAISTGVYGFPKELAAAIASAVIKDFLATDESIKMVVFVFFSSTDESVFVANQVF, from the coding sequence ATGCGTGAATTTCTTGATGGCAGGATCATTGTCAAAACAGGCGATATTACCCATGAAACTGTCGATGCCATAGTCAATGCTGCAAACTCCGGCCTCATGGGCGGCGGAGGCGTTGACGGCGCCATACACAGGGCAGGCGGCCATGAAATACTCGACGCCTGTAAAAAAATCAGGAAAGAACAGTTTCCCGATGGCCTGCCTACCGGAGAGGCGGTTATCACCACTTCGGGCAGGCTTCCATGCCGGTATGTCATTCATACGGTCGGCCCGGTATGGCGCGGCGGTAAACATGACGAAAAGCAGCTTCTCGGCAACTGTTACCGCAACTCGCTTAAAGTTGCAGTCGATACAGGATGTTCAACTGTGGCATTCCCCGCCATCTCGACGGGTGTATACGGATTTCCGAAAGAACTGGCTGCTGCAATCGCATCCGCGGTGATAAAGGATTTTCTGGCAACCGATGAATCCATTAAAATGGTAGTATTCGTTTTTTTCAGCAGCACCGATGAATCCGTATTTGTTGCGAACCAGGTGTTCTGA
- a CDS encoding DUF4160 domain-containing protein, which translates to MSPTLFREKGYRFYFLSKEEERIHIHVTSEAGEAKFWLEPIVSLAVYHGLNPKKLNEIQKIVEEHSNEIIKAWKKHFSKR; encoded by the coding sequence ATGAGTCCAACACTATTCAGAGAAAAAGGATACAGATTTTATTTTCTTTCAAAAGAAGAAGAGCGAATCCATATCCATGTAACATCCGAGGCCGGAGAAGCAAAATTCTGGCTGGAACCTATTGTGTCATTAGCCGTATATCATGGATTGAATCCAAAAAAGCTGAATGAAATTCAAAAAATTGTTGAGGAGCACAGTAATGAAATCATCAAAGCTTGGAAAAAGCATTTCAGTAAGCGTTGA
- a CDS encoding DUF2442 domain-containing protein — MKSSKLGKSISVSVENITPFGIWLFVKEKEFFLSYKEYPFFEDQTLHSIQNVQLIHGCHLYWPELDVDLEIDNLENPEKYSLQFKTDVHLTKRD, encoded by the coding sequence ATGAAATCATCAAAGCTTGGAAAAAGCATTTCAGTAAGCGTTGAAAATATAACTCCCTTCGGCATATGGTTATTTGTTAAAGAAAAGGAATTCTTTTTAAGCTATAAAGAATATCCGTTTTTTGAAGATCAGACATTGCATTCGATTCAAAATGTTCAATTGATTCATGGCTGCCATCTATACTGGCCGGAGTTGGACGTTGATTTAGAGATTGACAATCTTGAAAATCCTGAGAAGTATTCCCTTCAATTTAAAACAGACGTGCATCTGACGAAGAGAGATTGA